In one Achromobacter spanius genomic region, the following are encoded:
- a CDS encoding TetR/AcrR family transcriptional regulator — protein MRPRRTRACLWRAKPECAKQEAPRDPLRFDSVKRPFYIGRMDTKTQLISTAEHLFNRHGFTATGMDRLTQGAGMSSRTLYKHVGSKNALIAAVLTERDKRFFSQIQEASSVDAIFKALEHWMKTEDNLGCLFLRAYAETGGDTPEIADAVSAHKAAFWRKIREVVSAETGGRNDPVLAEQILVLFEGATAAAIYRGAKSVKAARLAAIALVERARP, from the coding sequence TTGCGTCCGCGCCGCACGCGGGCCTGCCTCTGGCGCGCAAAACCTGAATGCGCCAAGCAAGAAGCGCCGCGCGACCCTTTGCGATTTGACAGTGTAAAACGACCGTTTTACATTGGACGCATGGATACCAAGACACAGCTGATCTCCACGGCGGAACATCTTTTCAACCGACACGGTTTCACGGCCACCGGCATGGACCGCTTGACCCAGGGCGCCGGCATGTCAAGCCGAACGCTCTACAAGCACGTCGGCAGCAAAAACGCGCTGATCGCCGCCGTACTCACCGAGCGCGACAAACGTTTCTTTTCGCAAATTCAAGAAGCAAGCAGCGTCGACGCAATCTTCAAGGCGCTGGAACACTGGATGAAAACCGAGGACAACCTGGGTTGTCTGTTCTTGCGTGCCTACGCGGAAACCGGTGGCGACACACCGGAAATTGCCGATGCGGTGTCCGCGCACAAAGCCGCTTTCTGGCGAAAGATTCGGGAAGTCGTATCGGCGGAAACCGGCGGCCGCAACGACCCGGTGCTGGCCGAACAGATCTTGGTCTTGTTCGAAGGCGCAACGGCCGCCGCCATCTATCGCGGCGCAAAATCCGTGAAGGCGGCACGCTTGGCGGCCATTGCCCTGGTTGAACGGGCGCGGCCATGA
- a CDS encoding Bug family tripartite tricarboxylate transporter substrate binding protein yields MITRRMLLASALALAAIAPAAQTQAQAQAQAQAPAADYPAKGSVLKYVVPFPPGGLTDVMARLVGQQLSERLGVTVVVENRPGAGAMIGAEQVSRAAPDGTTLLAITMTHSVNATLLRDRSRFDITKDLKPVALLASTPILVVVPANSKIRTLDDLAKAAKGKELNAGSSGVGTPSHLSLALFNQINGTNILHIPYAGGAPSLTDLMGGQLDVIFSNYAESLPYVQSGKLRAIAIASKARNPQVPNVPTSAEAGMPKLNVEQWTAVMLPSATPDAIVQRLGKELVSIMARPEVAEKTRSLGFSVDARGPADFAPFWNSEVQRWRALIQSAGITAQ; encoded by the coding sequence ATGATTACCAGAAGAATGTTGCTGGCCTCGGCCCTTGCGCTTGCCGCCATCGCCCCCGCCGCCCAAACACAAGCCCAAGCACAAGCCCAAGCACAGGCACCAGCCGCCGACTACCCCGCCAAAGGCAGCGTGCTGAAATATGTCGTGCCGTTCCCGCCGGGCGGCTTGACGGACGTCATGGCGCGACTGGTGGGCCAACAACTCAGCGAGCGCCTGGGCGTTACCGTGGTGGTGGAAAACCGCCCGGGCGCGGGCGCCATGATCGGCGCCGAACAGGTGTCGCGCGCGGCGCCCGACGGCACTACGCTGCTGGCCATCACCATGACGCATTCGGTGAACGCCACCTTGCTGCGCGACAGAAGCCGGTTCGACATCACCAAAGACCTGAAGCCCGTTGCGCTGCTGGCCTCGACACCGATCCTGGTCGTGGTGCCGGCCAACAGCAAGATACGCACGCTGGACGACCTGGCCAAAGCCGCGAAGGGCAAGGAACTGAATGCCGGGTCCAGCGGCGTGGGCACGCCATCGCACCTGTCACTGGCCTTGTTCAACCAGATCAATGGCACCAACATCCTGCACATCCCCTATGCCGGCGGCGCGCCGTCATTGACGGACCTGATGGGCGGACAGCTTGATGTGATCTTCAGCAACTACGCCGAGTCCCTGCCCTACGTGCAGTCGGGCAAGCTGCGCGCCATTGCCATTGCAAGCAAGGCGCGCAATCCGCAAGTGCCGAACGTGCCGACGTCCGCCGAGGCAGGCATGCCCAAGCTGAACGTCGAACAATGGACCGCCGTCATGCTGCCCAGCGCCACCCCGGACGCGATCGTTCAACGCCTGGGCAAGGAGCTCGTCAGCATCATGGCGCGACCCGAGGTCGCGGAAAAAACGCGCTCGCTAGGCTTTAGCGTCGATGCACGCGGACCGGCGGATTTCGCGCCGTTCTGGAACAGCGAAGTGCAACGCTGGCGGGCACTGATCCAGTCGGCAGGGATCACCGCGCAATAA
- a CDS encoding tripartite tricarboxylate transporter substrate binding protein — MTFLTHPYARRKTAALILAFAAPLLGMSVSHAADIWPDRAVRIVVPYGPGGAVDVATRKMAQMLSSQTGQSFVVENKPGATGTIGVSQVARATPDGYTLVANDTTYSLLPYIFKKLPFDPAEDLQPVSAFVFAPMALAVSADSSSHTLDDLIAQARAKPNMITYGSGGPGTTPHFAAEALGLATGVKFMHVPFKGAAEATQAVLGKVIDFQFASTTGVMGPVQGGQLKLLAVSGDKRLPVLPNVPTFAEAGVKDFGVVNWTGLWAPKGTPPDVTDRLQREIATAMASEEMKTFATKMGAEPRAANATEFRGILADSGQMWGKVVRSIGFDAK; from the coding sequence ATGACGTTTCTTACCCACCCCTACGCGCGCCGCAAGACCGCCGCATTGATCCTGGCCTTCGCCGCCCCGCTGCTGGGCATGTCCGTCTCTCACGCAGCGGACATCTGGCCCGACCGTGCCGTGCGTATCGTCGTGCCCTACGGGCCGGGCGGCGCGGTCGACGTGGCCACGCGCAAGATGGCGCAAATGCTATCCAGCCAGACCGGACAGAGCTTCGTCGTGGAAAACAAACCCGGCGCCACCGGCACCATCGGCGTGAGCCAGGTGGCACGCGCAACGCCCGACGGCTACACGCTGGTGGCCAACGACACCACGTATTCCTTGCTGCCGTACATCTTCAAGAAGCTGCCCTTCGACCCCGCAGAGGACCTGCAACCCGTCTCGGCCTTCGTCTTCGCCCCCATGGCCTTGGCCGTGTCGGCCGACAGCAGCAGCCACACACTTGACGACCTGATCGCGCAAGCCCGCGCCAAACCCAACATGATTACGTACGGATCGGGCGGGCCAGGCACTACCCCGCATTTCGCGGCCGAAGCGTTGGGCCTGGCGACCGGCGTGAAGTTCATGCACGTGCCGTTCAAGGGCGCGGCCGAGGCCACTCAGGCCGTGTTGGGCAAGGTGATCGATTTTCAGTTTGCGTCCACCACCGGGGTCATGGGGCCGGTGCAAGGCGGCCAGTTGAAGCTGCTGGCCGTCAGCGGTGACAAGCGCCTGCCGGTGTTGCCCAACGTGCCCACCTTTGCCGAAGCGGGCGTGAAGGACTTTGGCGTGGTCAACTGGACCGGCCTGTGGGCGCCAAAGGGCACGCCCCCGGACGTCACCGATCGGCTGCAACGCGAGATCGCCACCGCCATGGCTTCGGAAGAGATGAAAACGTTCGCCACCAAGATGGGCGCGGAGCCACGCGCCGCCAACGCCACGGAGTTTCGCGGCATCCTGGCCGATAGTGGCCAGATGTGGGGCAAGGTGGTCCGCAGCATCGGCTTCGACGCGAAGTAA
- a CDS encoding LysR family transcriptional regulator has protein sequence MTPRQLRYFLEIANSGSLSLASATLRIAQPALSQHVAALEAELGVALFERHAKGVTPTAEGKRLQQRAMSILEQLESLKTDVLAPTGKPRGPVRVCLARSLAQVVAAPLVRYVEQAYPDVRLLLSSALSSEVRLALQTRQLDVALMPNAFELPGLYCKPVYEEGFSLFGLESLFDRPGKTMAFSAIGSRPLVAPDRDHDLRRLIERTALELDCPLNVKYEINDPELNFALVRDGVAFAILPNSVGLELARGDKAMGERRLVRPAITRMQSIVRVAEGAPDSTMLAMEQALETVLRTLVARKVLRGKLA, from the coding sequence ATGACCCCACGCCAGCTCCGCTATTTTCTGGAAATCGCCAACAGCGGCAGTTTGTCGCTGGCCTCGGCCACGCTGCGTATCGCGCAGCCCGCGCTTAGCCAGCACGTGGCGGCGCTGGAAGCGGAGTTGGGCGTGGCCTTGTTCGAACGGCATGCCAAGGGCGTCACGCCAACGGCCGAAGGCAAGCGTCTGCAGCAGCGCGCCATGTCGATTCTGGAACAGTTGGAATCGCTGAAGACCGACGTGCTGGCGCCCACGGGCAAGCCGCGCGGGCCGGTGCGGGTATGCCTGGCCCGGTCGTTGGCACAGGTGGTGGCTGCGCCACTCGTGCGGTACGTTGAACAGGCTTATCCCGACGTTCGACTGTTGTTGTCCTCGGCCTTGTCCAGCGAGGTGCGCTTGGCCCTGCAAACGCGGCAGTTGGACGTGGCGCTGATGCCCAACGCGTTCGAGTTGCCCGGGCTGTATTGCAAGCCGGTGTATGAAGAAGGCTTCTCGCTGTTCGGCCTGGAATCACTGTTCGACCGGCCAGGAAAGACGATGGCGTTCTCAGCGATCGGGTCGCGTCCGCTGGTGGCGCCCGACCGCGACCACGACCTGCGCCGCCTGATCGAACGCACAGCGCTGGAGCTGGATTGCCCGCTGAATGTGAAGTACGAGATCAACGATCCCGAATTGAATTTTGCCTTGGTGCGCGACGGCGTGGCGTTTGCGATCCTGCCCAACAGCGTCGGCCTGGAACTGGCGCGTGGCGATAAGGCCATGGGCGAACGGCGTCTGGTCCGGCCAGCCATTACGCGCATGCAATCCATTGTCCGCGTGGCCGAAGGCGCGCCGGACAGTACGATGCTGGCCATGGAACAGGCGCTGGAAACCGTGTTGCGCACGCTGGTCGCACGCAAGGTGCTGCGCGGAAAACTGGCATAA
- a CDS encoding Bug family tripartite tricarboxylate transporter substrate binding protein, translated as MKTFRTLTRLPSLALSAAALTLCANAALAQYPDRPVRIVVGFSPGGPTDVVARAFAAYAAQALGQSFVVENKPGANTILAAEAVAKAAPDGYTLLVGATNHAMIPALYSSRVKFDALRSFTPVCAVAVSPTVLVVGPALPVKTLDAFLAKVRAEPGRITYATPGTGSSGHFATAQFLNLTKTSMNHIPYKGASQAIADLLGGQVDSSLATLGSVLPQVEPGKLTALAVAAPQRLPQLPQVPTFDEAGVHGYTADAWYGVLAPAGLPQDVRNKLEQVARDFARAPATAKSLDALGMQASQTCGNDFNAQLASEIDANRKLAENLGLKAD; from the coding sequence GTGAAAACTTTTCGTACGCTTACCCGCCTACCTTCCCTTGCGCTGTCGGCGGCCGCGCTGACGCTATGCGCCAACGCAGCCCTTGCGCAGTACCCGGATCGCCCTGTTCGTATCGTCGTCGGCTTTTCCCCCGGCGGGCCGACCGACGTGGTCGCGCGCGCCTTCGCCGCCTATGCCGCGCAGGCACTCGGGCAGAGTTTCGTGGTGGAAAACAAGCCTGGCGCCAATACCATTCTTGCCGCCGAAGCCGTAGCCAAAGCCGCGCCTGACGGCTACACACTGCTGGTGGGCGCCACCAACCACGCCATGATCCCCGCGCTGTACAGCAGTCGCGTCAAATTCGACGCCTTGCGCTCGTTTACCCCCGTGTGCGCGGTAGCGGTCAGCCCGACAGTATTGGTGGTGGGTCCCGCCCTACCCGTGAAAACACTGGACGCATTTCTGGCAAAGGTGCGCGCGGAGCCCGGCCGCATTACCTATGCCACGCCGGGCACGGGCAGCTCGGGCCATTTCGCCACGGCGCAATTCCTGAACCTGACGAAGACGTCCATGAATCACATCCCCTACAAGGGCGCGTCGCAGGCCATTGCCGACCTGCTGGGAGGACAAGTCGATAGCTCGCTGGCCACGCTGGGTTCGGTACTGCCGCAAGTCGAACCCGGCAAACTGACCGCGCTGGCGGTGGCCGCGCCCCAACGCCTGCCGCAGCTACCGCAAGTGCCCACCTTTGACGAGGCGGGCGTCCACGGCTACACCGCCGACGCTTGGTATGGCGTGCTTGCGCCGGCAGGCCTGCCCCAAGACGTGCGCAACAAACTGGAGCAGGTGGCCCGGGATTTCGCCCGCGCGCCCGCCACCGCCAAGAGCCTGGACGCGCTGGGCATGCAGGCAAGCCAAACTTGCGGCAACGATTTCAACGCGCAACTGGCCAGCGAGATCGATGCGAACCGCAAGCTGGCCGAGAACCTGGGGCTAAAGGCCGATTGA
- a CDS encoding LysR family transcriptional regulator: MQSRSLRAFLALHQFGTVTAAAQAVHLSPAAVSVQLRNLEEELGVELFVRTGRSILLNDRAHQLLPLARRVLDLESEMASLGNSSRLKGRLALGIITSTLSGGLPDVLKRLGAEHPSLELRITAKRSPDLALQVEAGLLDAAVISMPPPHFSTTLCFHELYTEPLALVMSAKRNFTNVKAALEEYPYIAFDKTTWIGKQIDAFIQDSGVSVRPTMELDSHDAVLSIVRHDIGVTVLPVLKGPARSDGALKFIDLPGLYRTVCLAVRHANNDSRTTQVLVNCFREFGESSPLAK; the protein is encoded by the coding sequence ATGCAAAGCCGCTCTCTGCGCGCTTTCCTGGCGCTACACCAATTCGGCACCGTGACCGCTGCCGCGCAGGCCGTGCATTTGTCGCCCGCGGCCGTCAGTGTTCAGCTTCGGAACCTGGAAGAGGAGCTAGGTGTCGAGCTATTCGTGCGCACCGGCCGTTCCATCCTGTTGAACGACCGCGCGCATCAGCTCCTGCCCCTTGCCCGGCGGGTCTTGGACCTGGAAAGCGAGATGGCGTCGTTGGGCAATTCCAGCCGTCTCAAGGGCAGGCTGGCGCTGGGCATCATCACCAGCACATTAAGCGGGGGGCTGCCGGATGTGCTCAAGCGTCTGGGGGCCGAACACCCTTCCCTGGAATTGCGCATTACCGCCAAGCGGTCGCCAGACCTTGCGTTGCAGGTGGAAGCGGGCTTGCTGGATGCGGCGGTGATTTCAATGCCGCCGCCGCATTTTTCCACGACGCTTTGCTTTCACGAGCTGTATACCGAGCCCCTGGCGCTGGTCATGAGCGCCAAGCGCAATTTCACCAACGTCAAAGCCGCGTTGGAGGAATATCCCTATATCGCCTTCGACAAAACCACCTGGATCGGCAAGCAGATCGACGCGTTCATTCAGGACAGCGGTGTGTCGGTGCGGCCCACGATGGAGCTGGACTCGCATGACGCCGTGCTGTCCATCGTGCGCCATGACATCGGCGTCACCGTCCTGCCCGTGCTGAAAGGCCCCGCGCGCAGCGACGGCGCGTTGAAGTTCATTGACCTGCCGGGCTTGTACCGCACCGTATGCCTGGCGGTGCGCCACGCCAATAACGACAGCCGGACCACGCAGGTGCTGGTGAACTGCTTCCGGGAATTCGGGGAATCTTCTCCGCTGGCGAAATAG
- a CDS encoding SMP-30/gluconolactonase/LRE family protein has product MFCLHAPEVVDFQVWSAMPDHLRRLRRSAWADANRGGMPVDSFLEGPVFDASGNLYVTDIPWGRVFRITPDREWSLVAEYDGEPNGMKFLDAGRLLITDYKNGLMTLDIATGAVTPYLERRNSERFKGVNDLIFDTQGNLYFTDQGQSGLHDPSGRLYRLRPNGQLDQLLGNVPSPNGVALSPDERVLYLAVTRGNCVWRVPLLPDGSVSKVSQFFTSYGPSGPDGLAVDTEGNLLVCNPGLGYVWLLNHRAEPSIVWRSVTGASTTNLAFGGEDRRTLFCTESTSGSILFASAPHAGLPLARKT; this is encoded by the coding sequence ATGTTCTGCTTGCACGCCCCCGAAGTCGTTGACTTTCAGGTCTGGTCGGCCATGCCCGATCACTTGCGCCGCCTCCGGCGCAGCGCCTGGGCGGACGCCAACCGGGGCGGCATGCCGGTTGACTCCTTTCTTGAAGGGCCGGTCTTTGATGCGTCCGGCAACCTGTACGTCACGGACATCCCCTGGGGCCGCGTGTTCCGGATCACGCCGGACCGCGAATGGTCATTGGTGGCCGAGTACGACGGCGAACCCAACGGCATGAAGTTTCTGGACGCCGGCCGCCTGCTCATCACTGATTACAAGAACGGGCTGATGACGCTGGATATCGCGACCGGCGCCGTCACACCGTATCTTGAACGCCGCAACAGCGAACGCTTCAAGGGCGTCAACGATCTGATCTTCGATACCCAAGGCAACCTGTACTTCACCGACCAGGGCCAAAGCGGACTGCACGATCCCAGCGGCCGCCTGTACCGACTGCGGCCCAACGGCCAGCTAGACCAGTTGCTGGGCAACGTGCCCAGCCCGAATGGCGTGGCCTTGTCGCCCGACGAGCGCGTGCTGTACCTGGCCGTCACGCGCGGCAACTGCGTGTGGCGCGTGCCCTTGCTGCCCGACGGCAGCGTCAGCAAGGTCAGCCAGTTCTTTACGTCCTACGGCCCCAGCGGCCCCGATGGCCTGGCCGTCGACACCGAGGGCAACTTGCTGGTCTGCAACCCCGGGCTGGGCTATGTGTGGCTGTTGAACCATCGCGCCGAACCCAGCATCGTCTGGCGCAGCGTCACGGGCGCGTCCACCACCAACCTTGCCTTCGGCGGCGAAGACAGGCGCACGCTGTTCTGCACGGAATCGACCAGCGGCTCGATCCTTTTTGCGTCCGCGCCGCACGCGGGCCTGCCTCTGGCGCGCAAAACCTGA
- a CDS encoding MFS transporter: MSLALSPAATLGATGFALIAVCYGFARFAFGLFLPRIDADLSLSSTLSGLISGGAFLGYCIAIALSAWLTERIGPRAVAIGAALVAAVGMAGIAAAPSAPWLAGAVMLAGSSTGLASPPLAAAVTAAVKPNRQNATNTLINAGTGAGVVLSGPVALMMGDQWRLAYAGFAVAAVGLAFAAALSLPRGSQAATNNTHGLPSLNGELRRLIAAAFLTGAASTAIWSFGAQLVALRLDWGSTGAGLLWIAIGAAGIAGAGAGHLIARFGMDLVHRVFLAAIAAGMLMIGITGTSAALTLGGGLLFGVAYIMLTGVYLLWGVLALPDRPATGVMIAFLALAIGQTAGAAIFGLLMEHLTPDYAVVIFACLAITAGLARAEEANPQPCVAGR; this comes from the coding sequence ATGAGCCTTGCGCTGAGTCCCGCCGCAACCTTGGGCGCAACAGGCTTTGCGCTGATCGCCGTCTGCTACGGCTTTGCCCGTTTCGCCTTCGGCTTGTTCCTGCCGCGGATCGATGCTGACTTGTCCTTGTCTTCGACGCTAAGCGGCTTGATCTCGGGTGGGGCTTTCCTGGGCTATTGCATCGCCATCGCGCTGTCGGCCTGGTTGACCGAACGGATCGGCCCCCGCGCTGTCGCCATCGGCGCGGCCCTGGTTGCGGCGGTGGGCATGGCCGGCATCGCCGCCGCGCCTTCGGCGCCCTGGCTGGCGGGCGCGGTCATGCTGGCGGGATCCAGCACGGGACTGGCCTCGCCTCCCTTGGCCGCAGCCGTAACCGCAGCGGTCAAGCCGAACCGGCAGAACGCCACCAACACCCTCATCAACGCCGGCACCGGTGCGGGCGTGGTGTTGTCCGGCCCGGTGGCACTGATGATGGGAGATCAATGGCGCCTTGCGTACGCGGGCTTTGCGGTGGCGGCGGTCGGTCTGGCGTTTGCCGCGGCGCTCTCCCTGCCGCGAGGCTCCCAGGCAGCCACGAACAATACCCATGGCTTACCGTCCCTTAACGGCGAGCTGCGGCGCTTGATCGCCGCCGCCTTCCTGACCGGCGCGGCCAGCACCGCGATTTGGTCTTTCGGAGCGCAACTGGTCGCGCTGCGGCTCGACTGGGGCAGCACTGGCGCGGGCCTGCTGTGGATCGCCATCGGGGCGGCCGGCATTGCGGGCGCGGGCGCGGGGCATCTGATTGCGCGGTTTGGCATGGACCTGGTCCATCGCGTATTCCTGGCGGCAATAGCGGCAGGCATGCTTATGATCGGCATCACAGGCACCTCGGCTGCCCTGACCCTGGGCGGCGGCCTGCTCTTTGGCGTCGCCTACATCATGCTTACCGGCGTCTATTTGCTATGGGGCGTCTTGGCGCTACCCGACCGGCCCGCCACGGGCGTGATGATCGCCTTTCTTGCGCTTGCGATCGGTCAGACCGCCGGGGCCGCCATCTTCGGACTGTTGATGGAGCATCTGACCCCCGATTACGCGGTGGTTATTTTTGCGTGCCTTGCTATCACGGCGGGATTGGCGCGGGCTGAAGAGGCAAATCCACAACCGTGTGTGGCGGGTCGATAG
- a CDS encoding hydroxyacid dehydrogenase yields MNIVVTEFMDAPAVERLREKADVTYDPKLVDDLPRLCELAATCDALIVRNRTQVRGELLASLKRCKVVGRLGVGLDNIDLAGCEQQGIQVFPATGANANSVAEYVIATAMLLLRGSYASSAAVAAGEWPRDALSKGREISGKTLGLLGFGSIGQLTARLAKALGMAVVAFDPALAHDDPLFAKLGVAPAALDSVLAQADVLSLHMPLLESTRNLLDATRIQAMRPGAVLINTARGGIVDEAAVASALRSGQLGGAALDVFDIEPLAPAPHFQGCPNLILTPHTAGLTTESNQRVSSLVAEKVLAALG; encoded by the coding sequence TTGAACATCGTCGTGACTGAATTCATGGACGCGCCCGCGGTCGAGCGACTGCGGGAAAAAGCAGACGTCACCTACGACCCGAAGCTGGTCGACGACCTGCCACGCTTGTGTGAACTGGCAGCCACCTGCGACGCACTGATCGTGCGCAACCGCACGCAGGTGCGCGGCGAACTGCTGGCGTCGCTCAAGCGGTGCAAGGTGGTGGGACGGCTGGGAGTCGGCCTGGACAACATCGACCTGGCCGGCTGCGAACAACAAGGCATACAGGTGTTTCCCGCCACCGGCGCAAACGCCAATAGCGTTGCCGAATACGTGATCGCGACCGCGATGCTGCTGCTGCGCGGCTCATATGCATCCTCGGCGGCGGTCGCGGCGGGCGAATGGCCGCGCGATGCGCTGTCCAAAGGCCGCGAGATCTCGGGCAAGACCCTGGGCTTGCTGGGTTTTGGATCAATCGGGCAATTGACCGCACGCTTGGCCAAGGCGCTGGGCATGGCTGTCGTCGCGTTTGACCCGGCGTTGGCGCATGACGACCCGCTGTTCGCGAAGCTTGGTGTCGCGCCCGCCGCCTTGGACAGCGTGCTGGCGCAAGCAGACGTGCTCAGCTTGCACATGCCGCTGCTGGAGTCCACGCGCAATCTGCTCGATGCAACGCGCATACAAGCGATGCGGCCCGGCGCCGTCCTCATCAACACCGCGCGTGGCGGCATCGTTGACGAGGCAGCCGTGGCCAGCGCCCTGCGCAGCGGACAACTTGGCGGCGCCGCCCTGGACGTCTTCGACATCGAGCCGCTTGCCCCGGCGCCGCACTTCCAGGGCTGCCCGAACCTTATTCTTACGCCCCACACAGCAGGCTTGACCACCGAATCCAACCAACGGGTAAGCAGTCTGGTTGCCGAGAAGGTCTTGGCGGCGCTGGGCTGA
- a CDS encoding tripartite tricarboxylate transporter substrate-binding protein, with protein sequence MQVRRRQFLSAMGAAVCCSALPIRQLQASPPLRMLVGFAPGGAADLVARALADGMRASGYTLIVENKAGAGGRIAVDSLLAAGGNGNTVLFTPSTNLTLYPHLYKDLRYTPADFTPLGTASQFDFGFAVGAHSPAKTLQEFLALAQKDPRMAVYGTPGAGTVMHFLGVMLANASKVPLTPIPYKGGSLALTDTVGGILPALITTLPNLIPMHKAGKIRILAMTGSAPSSALPDVPTFATAGYPSLTLAEYFTLIGNKTLPADQAQALARAVTDAVRSPAFAKIMQQQFFDPKVTTPDALKQQMEREDAFWGRVVKDSGYTPEA encoded by the coding sequence ATGCAAGTACGACGCAGACAGTTCCTTAGCGCCATGGGCGCCGCCGTGTGCTGTAGCGCGCTGCCGATCAGGCAGCTACAGGCCAGCCCCCCCTTACGCATGCTGGTGGGTTTTGCCCCGGGCGGCGCGGCCGATCTGGTGGCCCGCGCGCTGGCCGACGGCATGCGTGCATCGGGCTACACCCTCATCGTGGAGAACAAGGCCGGCGCAGGCGGCCGCATTGCGGTCGACTCGCTATTGGCGGCGGGCGGCAATGGCAATACCGTGCTGTTCACCCCCTCCACGAACCTGACGCTGTATCCGCATCTATACAAAGACCTGCGCTACACCCCCGCGGATTTCACGCCGCTGGGCACCGCCAGCCAGTTTGATTTTGGATTCGCGGTGGGCGCCCACAGCCCTGCAAAGACGTTGCAGGAATTCCTGGCTCTGGCGCAAAAGGACCCGCGCATGGCGGTCTACGGTACGCCCGGCGCGGGCACGGTCATGCACTTCCTGGGCGTCATGCTGGCGAACGCCAGCAAGGTCCCCTTGACGCCGATTCCATACAAAGGTGGTTCATTGGCGCTGACGGACACCGTGGGCGGCATTCTGCCCGCGCTGATCACAACGCTGCCAAACCTGATTCCCATGCACAAGGCCGGCAAGATCCGCATCCTGGCCATGACCGGTTCGGCGCCATCGTCCGCGCTGCCCGACGTGCCCACCTTTGCCACGGCGGGCTATCCGTCGCTGACGCTGGCCGAGTACTTCACGCTCATCGGCAACAAGACCTTGCCCGCCGACCAGGCGCAGGCATTGGCGCGGGCCGTGACCGACGCGGTGCGTTCGCCGGCGTTTGCAAAGATCATGCAGCAGCAATTCTTCGACCCCAAAGTCACCACACCCGACGCCTTGAAACAACAGATGGAACGCGAAGATGCGTTCTGGGGCCGGGTCGTCAAGGACAGCGGCTACACCCCCGAGGCCTGA
- a CDS encoding cyclase family protein, whose translation MPQRWKHAPANSNWGEFGPDDQRGRMNLVTRAKVLQGIAEVQEGKTFCLSLPLDLPGGTALNPKRLPTQRYATLRDGKSAGAQGYCWSYASEDPLLTDVVCDDVLLMNTQYSTQWDSLAHMGSRFDADGDGEAEAVFYNGFRAGVEIMAARPDPQASADWARYPGPNASALGIENLAEHGVQGRAVLIDLEAHVGRERTAIGYERLMRIMQADGVVVEAGDMVCLHTGFADMLMAMNGQPDVARLHASGSGLDGNDPRLLQWIVESRLACLIADNPAVELVQAINLSGASTPLRRPRLPLHEHCLFKNGIHLGELWWLTPLARWLRAHGRHRFLLTAPPLRLPGAAGSPATPIATV comes from the coding sequence ATGCCGCAACGTTGGAAGCACGCGCCCGCCAACAGCAACTGGGGTGAGTTCGGCCCGGATGACCAGCGTGGCCGCATGAACCTGGTTACGCGCGCCAAAGTTCTGCAAGGCATTGCCGAAGTTCAAGAGGGCAAGACCTTCTGCCTGTCGCTGCCGCTCGACTTGCCCGGCGGCACGGCGTTGAACCCCAAGCGGCTGCCGACGCAGCGATACGCCACCTTGCGCGACGGAAAAAGTGCAGGCGCGCAAGGCTACTGCTGGTCCTATGCATCTGAGGACCCGCTGCTTACCGATGTGGTCTGCGACGACGTACTGCTGATGAACACGCAGTACTCCACCCAGTGGGACAGCCTGGCGCATATGGGCAGCCGCTTCGATGCCGATGGCGACGGCGAGGCCGAAGCCGTGTTCTACAACGGTTTTCGGGCGGGCGTGGAGATCATGGCGGCGCGGCCCGACCCGCAAGCCAGCGCTGACTGGGCCCGCTATCCCGGCCCCAACGCCAGCGCGCTGGGTATAGAAAACCTGGCCGAGCACGGCGTGCAGGGCCGCGCGGTGCTGATCGATCTGGAAGCGCATGTCGGCCGCGAGCGTACCGCCATCGGGTATGAACGGCTCATGCGCATCATGCAGGCCGATGGCGTCGTGGTTGAAGCCGGCGACATGGTTTGCCTGCACACCGGCTTTGCCGACATGTTGATGGCCATGAACGGGCAACCGGATGTCGCGCGTCTGCATGCAAGCGGCAGCGGTCTGGACGGGAATGACCCCCGCCTGCTGCAATGGATCGTCGAGTCGCGCCTGGCCTGTTTGATCGCCGACAACCCGGCGGTGGAACTGGTGCAAGCCATCAACCTGAGCGGCGCGTCCACGCCCTTGCGCCGCCCCCGCCTACCGCTGCACGAGCACTGCCTGTTCAAGAACGGCATTCATCTAGGTGAACTGTGGTGGCTGACGCCGCTTGCGCGATGGTTGCGCGCCCACGGCCGCCATCGCTTCCTGCTTACCGCCCCCCCGCTGCGCCTGCCCGGCGCGGCAGGCTCCCCTGCAACCCCCATCGCCACCGTCTGA